Proteins encoded in a region of the Agrobacterium vitis genome:
- a CDS encoding aldo/keto reductase, with amino-acid sequence MQLDQYRLLGRSGLKVSPMALGTMTFGTEWGFGADEIVSRAMFDHYVERGGNFIDTANYYTGGTSETFVGQFAKGRRDQLVIATKYTLPMRPGDPNSGGNSRRAMVRGVEDSLKRLGTDYIDLLYLHAWDFTTPVEEILRAMDDLVSAGKIVYLGLSDIPAWQASRMQAIADLRGWAPLIAMQVEYNLIERTVEGDLVPMSRDMGMGVVPWSPLASGLLTGKYGRRDLAPDAAKPGSRAAIANEAGPVPERTFAIIDTVKRVAEVQGATPGAVALAWLLNRPGVIAPLIGARSLAQLEANLAALDLQLSADDLSELDNASMINLGFPHDYLRRTAVNRNIYGGVSIETRQ; translated from the coding sequence ATGCAACTCGACCAATACCGGCTCCTCGGCCGATCAGGATTGAAAGTCTCACCAATGGCCTTGGGCACCATGACCTTCGGAACGGAATGGGGGTTCGGTGCCGACGAGATTGTCTCTCGGGCTATGTTCGACCACTATGTTGAGCGCGGCGGAAATTTCATCGACACCGCTAACTACTATACCGGGGGAACGTCCGAGACTTTTGTCGGCCAGTTTGCCAAGGGCCGCCGCGACCAACTTGTGATTGCCACCAAGTATACACTGCCGATGCGACCCGGCGATCCTAATTCCGGCGGCAACAGCCGGCGAGCCATGGTGCGCGGGGTCGAAGATAGTCTCAAGCGGCTTGGTACCGACTATATCGATCTTCTGTACCTTCATGCCTGGGATTTTACGACACCGGTAGAAGAAATTTTGCGGGCAATGGACGATCTCGTATCTGCCGGGAAGATCGTTTATCTCGGTCTGTCCGACATCCCAGCGTGGCAAGCATCTCGCATGCAGGCAATCGCTGATCTTCGCGGCTGGGCACCATTAATAGCTATGCAGGTTGAGTACAATCTGATCGAGCGGACTGTTGAGGGTGATCTGGTGCCCATGTCACGCGACATGGGCATGGGCGTCGTGCCTTGGTCTCCGCTTGCCAGCGGCCTGCTGACCGGGAAATACGGACGTCGCGACCTGGCCCCGGATGCCGCGAAGCCCGGCAGTCGCGCGGCGATCGCTAACGAAGCGGGACCTGTTCCGGAGCGCACCTTTGCCATTATCGACACAGTAAAGCGGGTGGCGGAAGTGCAAGGTGCCACCCCAGGTGCTGTCGCGCTTGCATGGCTTCTGAATCGTCCTGGCGTAATCGCACCCCTAATCGGAGCTCGTTCGCTTGCACAATTGGAAGCTAACCTAGCCGCTCTCGACCTGCAACTCTCTGCCGATGATCTTTCAGAACTCGATAATGCGAGTATGATCAACCTAGGATTTCCGCATGACTATCTGCGACGAACCGCCGTCAATCGAAACATCTACGGAGGAGTTTCGATCGAAACGCGGCAATAG
- a CDS encoding LysR family transcriptional regulator → MAIIERGNFARAAEWLGVTPSALTQTILRLERRLDQRLLNRTTRTTRPTDAGQNLYDRLRPALAEIDAAQAEFSAPMDGIRGRLRINASSAGAAYALAPLLTGFFEHHPAIEIEIVVSDRFDDLVASGCDAGIRLGDALEKDMICVSLTGPLRWISVASPAYLARAGTPMHPNDLSQHSCINMRWPSGGHLFRWEFERGDERLQVAVVGPLCTNDVATRLHAVTDGLGIAYFLETEVSSLIKNGSVVSILTDWCPPGPGFYLFYAGNRLVTPPLRAFCDYIASCR, encoded by the coding sequence ATGGCCATAATCGAGCGCGGCAACTTTGCTCGCGCCGCCGAATGGCTGGGGGTTACGCCTTCAGCCTTGACGCAGACCATCCTGCGCCTTGAACGCCGACTTGATCAACGTCTTCTGAACCGGACGACCCGAACGACACGGCCAACGGATGCTGGGCAAAACCTTTACGACAGGCTGCGACCAGCGCTTGCAGAGATCGACGCCGCACAGGCAGAATTTTCAGCGCCTATGGATGGCATTCGGGGTCGGCTGCGCATCAATGCCTCCAGCGCCGGCGCAGCATACGCTCTTGCGCCTCTCTTGACCGGATTCTTTGAGCACCATCCGGCGATCGAAATCGAGATCGTCGTATCTGATCGATTTGACGATCTCGTGGCCAGCGGTTGTGACGCAGGTATTCGGCTGGGTGACGCGCTTGAAAAGGACATGATCTGCGTGTCGCTGACAGGTCCCTTGCGATGGATCTCTGTCGCCTCTCCAGCCTACTTAGCGCGGGCGGGGACTCCAATGCATCCGAATGACTTGTCCCAGCATTCCTGCATTAACATGCGCTGGCCAAGCGGCGGCCATCTCTTTCGATGGGAGTTTGAGAGAGGTGACGAGAGGCTGCAGGTCGCTGTTGTGGGACCCTTGTGCACTAATGATGTAGCGACCCGCCTTCATGCCGTCACGGATGGTCTCGGCATCGCCTACTTCCTTGAAACGGAAGTGTCCTCCCTTATAAAGAACGGCTCGGTCGTTTCCATTCTAACCGATTGGTGTCCACCTGGACCGGGTTTCTACCTCTTCTACGCTGGCAATCGTCTTGTTACGCCCCCACTTCGCGCTTTTTGTGATTATATCGCAAGCTGTAGGTAA
- a CDS encoding cation:dicarboxylate symporter family transporter gives MTDVSHPHAGTASPKPKPALWRGLGFQVVIGMVLGILVGLIWPEFGASLKLLGDIFLRLIKTAVAPLVFLTVVAGIAAAGDFKRVGKVGLIATVYFEIISTIAIVFGLAAAYLFDVGIGMGQTAASAGAAKGAADAAQKAANSHTTFSQFFLNVFPDNFMGAFAKGELLQVLVIAIIFGAALLSLKPAKRTPIENGLTTISTAFFEFIHLIMKLAPFGTFGAVAYAVGANGTDVLIALAWLVLSFYLTIVAFIAIVLGTVCAIFKINLLGLLRYIKDEIIVVLGTASSESVLPKLLEKLPGYGASKQTVGLVMPTGYAFNLDGTSIYMGMGVVFLSHAYGISISWTQLGTLMAIMLLTSKGAATVSGGTFVVFAATVTASGFIPVEGLALLFGVYRFMSMAVATCNVIGNCVATVVTAKLCNEFDATKAELANRDPRAA, from the coding sequence ATGACCGATGTTTCGCATCCGCATGCTGGTACAGCATCGCCCAAACCAAAACCCGCGCTATGGCGCGGGCTCGGCTTCCAGGTCGTTATCGGCATGGTGCTGGGCATCCTCGTTGGCCTTATCTGGCCTGAATTCGGTGCATCGCTCAAACTGTTGGGTGATATTTTCCTGCGACTGATCAAAACCGCTGTTGCCCCTCTCGTCTTCCTGACGGTCGTGGCTGGCATTGCAGCAGCTGGCGATTTCAAACGCGTCGGAAAAGTCGGCCTGATCGCAACAGTTTATTTCGAGATCATCTCGACGATCGCAATCGTGTTCGGCCTCGCTGCTGCCTATCTCTTTGACGTCGGCATCGGTATGGGGCAGACGGCTGCCTCTGCGGGAGCAGCAAAAGGAGCGGCCGACGCCGCTCAGAAGGCAGCAAACTCGCATACGACATTCAGCCAGTTCTTCCTCAACGTCTTTCCGGACAATTTCATGGGGGCGTTTGCCAAGGGGGAACTTCTTCAGGTTCTTGTTATCGCAATTATTTTCGGGGCGGCCCTGCTGTCTCTGAAGCCTGCAAAGCGCACGCCAATCGAAAATGGTCTGACGACGATTTCAACGGCATTCTTCGAGTTCATTCATCTTATCATGAAGCTTGCCCCTTTTGGTACTTTTGGCGCGGTCGCTTACGCCGTTGGTGCCAACGGCACAGACGTCCTGATTGCGTTGGCATGGCTCGTTCTGAGCTTCTACCTGACGATCGTCGCATTTATTGCGATCGTACTGGGCACCGTCTGCGCCATCTTCAAAATCAATCTTCTTGGACTACTGCGCTACATTAAAGATGAGATCATCGTCGTTCTCGGAACTGCATCATCAGAAAGTGTCTTGCCGAAGTTGCTTGAGAAGCTTCCCGGCTACGGCGCGTCCAAGCAAACTGTTGGTCTGGTGATGCCAACGGGCTATGCCTTCAATCTTGACGGCACTTCCATCTATATGGGCATGGGGGTCGTATTCTTGAGCCACGCCTATGGCATCAGCATAAGCTGGACGCAGCTGGGAACACTGATGGCAATCATGCTGCTGACGTCCAAAGGTGCAGCGACCGTGTCTGGCGGCACCTTCGTTGTCTTCGCCGCGACAGTCACCGCATCGGGCTTCATACCGGTCGAAGGCCTAGCCCTCCTGTTTGGCGTCTACCGCTTCATGTCCATGGCTGTCGCGACATGCAATGTGATTGGGAACTGCGTCGCAACCGTGGTGACGGCAAAGCTTTGTAACGAGTTCGATGCGACAAAAGCCGAGCTTGCCAATCGAGACCCGAGAGCCGCCTAA
- the pcaB gene encoding 3-carboxy-cis,cis-muconate cycloisomerase produces MSSTVFDSLLFRDMFGTEAMRNVFSDTALVGRYLEVEAALARAQATLGAIPAEAGTKIDAASREILIDYDRLRHETEIVGYPILPLVHQLADAAGDAGGYVHWGATTQDIMDTANILQIRAALDIIDADIEALRTILVGLAKKYRDTPMAGRTHLQQALPVTFGYKVAVWLAPLDRHAERLQQLRSRVLFGEFAGAAGTLASIGKGGLEMQAEFCKELDLAQPPATWHVARDGIAEVVTFLGLVTGSLAKIATDVMMMMSTEFGEVSEPFVPGRGASSTMPQKRNPISSELILAAAKSVRQQVATMLDGMIHDFERATGPWHLEWIAVPESFILTASALANARYMLDGLVVHEARMRENLDLTKGLIVAEAVMMAAAQKLGRQHAHDVVYEACRKAIEGGGMLADLLKENAEVVSALGGPEAIDRACDPVNYLGLSGEMVDRAVAGR; encoded by the coding sequence CAATGTTTTTTCCGATACGGCCCTTGTCGGTCGCTATCTTGAGGTAGAGGCTGCACTGGCTCGGGCGCAGGCCACACTCGGTGCAATCCCTGCGGAGGCAGGAACCAAGATCGATGCCGCATCACGCGAGATCCTGATCGATTACGATCGTCTTCGCCACGAAACGGAAATCGTCGGATATCCAATCCTTCCGCTCGTCCATCAACTGGCTGATGCCGCTGGCGACGCTGGTGGTTATGTACACTGGGGTGCAACCACCCAGGACATCATGGACACCGCCAATATCCTTCAGATACGCGCTGCCCTGGACATCATCGACGCCGACATCGAGGCCTTGCGAACCATTCTCGTGGGTCTGGCCAAGAAGTATCGCGATACACCGATGGCGGGCCGCACGCATCTTCAACAGGCGCTTCCGGTTACTTTCGGTTACAAGGTCGCCGTGTGGCTGGCCCCACTCGACAGACATGCCGAGCGTTTGCAGCAACTTCGCAGCCGGGTGCTTTTCGGTGAATTCGCCGGTGCGGCAGGAACGCTTGCCTCCATCGGCAAGGGCGGTCTCGAAATGCAGGCTGAGTTCTGCAAGGAACTCGATCTGGCGCAACCGCCCGCCACGTGGCATGTTGCCCGTGACGGTATTGCGGAAGTCGTGACGTTCCTCGGGCTGGTGACCGGTTCTCTGGCGAAAATCGCAACCGATGTCATGATGATGATGTCGACCGAATTCGGCGAAGTTTCGGAACCTTTCGTTCCTGGCCGTGGCGCCTCATCGACCATGCCACAGAAGCGGAATCCGATCTCGAGCGAGCTTATACTTGCTGCTGCCAAGTCGGTCCGCCAGCAGGTCGCGACGATGCTCGATGGCATGATCCACGATTTCGAACGTGCGACCGGCCCATGGCATCTCGAATGGATCGCTGTACCGGAAAGCTTCATTCTCACCGCTTCCGCTCTGGCCAATGCCAGATACATGCTCGATGGTCTCGTGGTCCATGAGGCCCGCATGCGTGAGAACCTCGACCTGACCAAGGGGCTTATCGTGGCCGAAGCCGTGATGATGGCGGCGGCTCAAAAGCTTGGACGTCAACACGCACATGACGTTGTCTACGAAGCCTGCCGCAAGGCAATTGAAGGCGGCGGTATGCTGGCCGATCTACTCAAGGAAAACGCAGAAGTGGTATCAGCACTGGGCGGGCCTGAAGCCATCGATCGCGCTTGTGATCCAGTAAACTATCTCGGCCTGAGCGGTGAGATGGTCGACCGCGCTGTCGCCGGTCGCTGA